A segment of the Trifolium pratense cultivar HEN17-A07 linkage group LG7, ARS_RC_1.1, whole genome shotgun sequence genome:
CTATGGAAAAGTTGGGGCTTTTCAGAGGTGACACCTTACTCATCAAGGGAAAGAAAAGGAAGGATACTATTTGTATAGCTGTTGGTGAGGATACCTGTGAGGAGGCTAGGATTAGGATGAACAAAGTTGTGAGGTCGAATTTGAGGGTTCGACTTGGAGATGTTGTTTCTGTGCACCACTGTTCTGATGTCAAGTATGGGACACGTGTCCACATTCTTCCTATTGATGATACCATTCAGGGTATCACTGGCAATCTCTTTGACGTTTTCTTGAAACGTGAGTTTTGTTTCCCACCTTTCTTTCATTACTCACTTTTCACTTGTTTTTGTTAGCTATGCTATATTTTGAGTGCATTTTTCCTAATGGTGTCAGTGTGTTTGTCTTTCCACAAGTCTAACTAACTGTTTTAATGCATATAATTTACAGCCTATTTCTTGGAGGCTTATCGTCCCGTCAGAAAGGGAGATCTATTTATTGTGCGGGGAGGGATGAGAAGTGTAGAGTTTAAGGTGATTGAAACTGATCCTGGGGAGTATTGTGTGGTTGCTCCAGACACCGAGATCTTCTGCGAAGGGGAACCTGTGAAAAGAGAGGATGAAGACAGGCTTGACGAAATTGGTTATGATGATGTGGGTGGTGTTAGGAAGCAAATGGCACAGATTCGTGAATTGGTTGAGCTTCCATTAAGGCATCCACAACTTTTCAAGTCGATCGGTGTGAAACCACCTAAAGGAATTTTGCTATATGGACCCCCGGGTTCTGGAAAGACCTTAATAGCAAGAGCTGTTGCTAATGAAACCGGAGCCTTCTTTATTTGTATTAATGGTCCGGAGATTATGTCCAAAATGGCTGGAGAGAGTGAAAGCAATCTTCGGAAAGCATTTCAGGAAGCCGAAAAGAATGCACCGTCCATCATCTTTATGGATGAAATTGATTCTATTGCACCCAAGCGGGACAAGACAAACGGTGAAGTCGAAAGAAGGATAGTTTCACAACTTTTAACTCTAATGGATGGATTAAAATCTCGTGCTCATGTTATTGTTATGGGCGCCACTAATCGTCCAAATAGCATTGACCCAGCATTGAGAAGGTTTGGTAGATTTGACAGAGAAATCGATATAGGTGTTCCAGATGAGATCGGGCGACTTGAAGTCGTTCGCATACATACCAAAAACATGAAGCTCTCTGATGATGTAAGTTCGGCACTACTAATTACTTAACTTTCACATTTATTGGTTGGTATTTTGTTCCGTGTATTCTGTTTTTTGGTTGTGGCTAAAGTCTTGTGCTTATAGTTCCATTCAACAGTCGAATTCACtagtatttttataatttatttaattatgataGTTGCAGTATTAATAAGGTTTTGTCGCCTTGATTTCACTTCTATTTTAGTTGCAGTACTCTGATTGTGATTTTGGTTTTCAATTTCCTCAAATTTTCTGTTGCTCATTATGATTTTCCTCTGTAGGTTGATTTGGAGAGAATTTCGAAAGATACTCATGGGTATGTTGGTGCCGACCTTGCTGCCCTTTGCACCGAAGCTGCTTTGCAATGCATTAGAGAGAAGATGGACCTCATTGACTTAGAGGATGAGACCATTGATGCTGAGATACTGAATTCCATGGCAGTTACAAATGAGCATTTCCATACTGCACTTGGAACAAGCAACCCATCAGCTTTACGTGAAACTGTTGTTGAGGTGCCTAATGTCAGCTGGGAGGACGTCGGAGGCCTTGAGAATGTCAAGCGTGAACTGCAAGAGACTGTTCAATATCCTGTTGAGCACCCGGAAAAGTTTGAGAAGTTTGGGATGTCACCATCAAAAGGAGTTCTCTTCTATGGTCCTCCGGGATGTGGAAAAACTTTGTTAGCCAAAGCAATTGCCAATGAATGTCAAGCTAACTTCATCAGTGTGAAAGGACCAGAATTGCTTACAATGTGGTTTGGTGAAAGTGAAGCCAATGTTAGGGAAATTTTTGACAAGGCTAGACAATCGGCTCCATGTGTCCTCTTTTTTGATGAGCTTGACTCCATTGCCACTCAGGTTTGTTTCTAGTTACTTCAAACTCTTGGATTGCTATGTTATTATGCTTTAACCATGGTCGATACTCAAGtgagatatatttttatattttgaaataaggTTATTATTGCATGTACTACTTTAAAGAGATTATGAcaataagttgaaaacagcttattgacatgttataagctgttttcgtaacctctcccaaacagtctcactATGCCAGTAGACAAGCaacataagctcaaataagaTAATCCAAATGCAGTCTTGATGTTTTTTAATATCTTTGTGATTGCATGCAtctctttgattttttattttcagctTGTATTTGTATATAATCATTGTGTCGCATTTACAGAGAGGGGGCAGCAATGGGGATGCTGGTGGTGCTGCCGACAGAGTTCTAAATCAACTTTTGACAGAGATGGATGGCATGTCTGCCAAAAAGACCGTATTCATTATTGGAGCCACTAACAGACCTGACATCATTGATTCAGCACTTCTCCGGCCAGGCCGTCTAGATCAGTTGATCTATATTCCTCTTCCTGATGAGGATTCCCGTCATTCGATCTTCAAGTCCTGCTTGAGGAAGTCACCGGTCGCAAAAGATGTTGATTTGAGAGCATTGGCTAAGTATACTCAAGGTTTTAGTGGTGCCGACATTACAGAAATATGCCAGCGAGCATGCAAATATGCTATAAGAGAAGACATTGATAAGGTATGTTTTTGGTTAATAGATgtatatttctttttctttttttcttagcAATTCGAAATATGAAACTTTCCGATTTAATGAAAGCGTGTATGCTAGTTTGTATATATTTATGTTACAAAATCGATGAATTATGATAAGTTTGAGCTAATATATTGTTGTGGTTACAGAACATAGAGCAAGCGAGGAAGAGGAAGGAAAACCCTGAAGCCATGGATGAAGACTTGGTCGACAATGAAGTTGCAGAGATTAAGGCGACTCATTTCGAGGAGTCAATGAAGTATGCGCGTAGGAGTGTCAGTGACGCTGATATACGCAAATACCAGGGATTTGCTCAGACTTTACAACAATCGAGGGGATTTGGCAACGAATTTAGGTTTGCAAATACGACTGGATCTGACCCTTTTGTAGCAACAACTACTGCCGCGGGTGGGGCTGATGAAGACGATCTTTATAATTAAGTTTCAATGATGTAgatgttatattttttctttcaaaggcCGTATGTTTTTGCTTTTCACGTTTAAGTGAATTGATTACTATAGTGTTACttgtattatattttgattttgatttttaaatagcCGAGTATGTCTTGCATTTTTTACGGTTGCATCGTAGCTCAATGCGGCCGGCATGTTCTTGTATTGCCAATCTTGTTATTCGAACTGCAGTAGTACCAACCTTGTTCCATCACGAAAATGAATCATCTGTTTTCCTCATAAAATTGGAGCAGAGTCAAATATCTACAATTCCACTCAACAAACCATCATTATCCACCTGAGATGCTATCCATCTCCTACTTAagctaaatcaattttattcttgaaaacTTGTGACAACAAATAAACACTCTTATTAGTTGAAAACTTGGATTATAATTTAGTCTTACAACATGAGAAACGACTTAATGAAATTTTATCATTAGCTTTGAGTTGTTGTGCAGATTCATCTAAGGCAAAAATTAATATGATCAATGTAACAGCATCGTTAATCAAAATCAAGACCTTAGTCATGGCGGtgaaaattaatattctttcattttataagaaaataaaagaaattgtaAAACACATAGTAGCTCATTTTTTATCCAgactttttagcccggcccgacgaagCCCGAAGCCTGATCGGACTGGCCGAAATGGGCCGGgcagcccattttgacagctttAGGGGAGAAGCTTGGAAGCTCACAATAGCAGCcttttttgactatatatgGAGTATATGCTTTAGGGAAATTGCTACACAATACCGTAAGCATTATATTCTATACCAATTTTTCAAAAAAGCAAAGTCTCTCATTCTATaccaatttttcttttacaaaatttttatgcattttcttagatttttttaatggctCTAAGTAAACTTACATAACcactcataattttttttaaaaaaattcataatttttataaagtttGTAATAACttcaaaaatttatattttaaatacacttgaaaaaattcaaataatttttgtccatttttctctcttttcgcTCATGTGAATTATAGCCTTGTAGCTAGAAGGAGAAAATGCATTCACAATTTCACAAATCAACTTTACGAAAAAGAGGAGAGCCACTAACTAAAAGCTTTTGCATCCACATTTGATGATGACATTATTCCTTATATTTTTTTGCTATAATTTGGGTTCTTGTTTTTCATTGACTTGTTCGTTGACGCCACTTTACTTTATTCATACTTACTTGTGTTGaatatatgatttaattttGTGCCATTCTTAATCCAAAAAATGCATctttattttcttctctttcacacttttgagtcaaaaaaataattgaagtcTGCTCTACCCCTTCATAATTTGAAAGTatttattcattaattaatgagaACAAGTCATATAATACATGTCTTACGCACAACTAACttgtaatcaatttttatttcacatgcatatatatatgacTTGTTCTCGATAGATAAATATTCCAAATTATGAATGAGTagtttagaaagaaaaaaaaaacttcaaatgatGATAAGATTTATATCTTTTAGTGGAATAAAAAGAGGAAGTACAACTTGGACATTCGATCATATATAGTTTGGTTGGTTTTATCCTATATATTTcaagtttttatatatatatatatatagacatatGCATACATTGTATTGTATTGAAAATGGCCAAACCATACTCTTTGCTCTGTATTCTCTCTGCCTCACTCTATTATTACTTCTTCATTAGTTGCTTAGCTAAAAGTACTAAAAACATCACCACCGATGAATTTGCACTTCTTGCATTCAAATCATCTATTACCTTAGACCCTTATCATATGCTTAGTAATTGGTCAAtttcctcttcttctttcttctcatCATGCAATTGGGTTGGTGTCACTTGTGATGAGCATCATGGAAGAGTAAAGGCATTGAATCTTAGTAACATGGGCCTTGAAGGTACAATAATTTCTCCTCAAATGGGAAATCTctcttttcttgtttttcttgatCTACAAGGCAATAGTTTCCATGGTGAGTTACCACAAGAATTACTTAAATTGCATAGATTGAAATGGTTGGATTTGAGCTACAATGATTTTGTTGGAGAATTTCCATCAAGGGTAGGGGACTTATCCAAACTTCAACACTTGGATCTTGGCtataataattttgttggaATAATTCCACAATCTATATCCAATTTATCAATGTTAGAGTATCTAAATTTGAACTCAAATCTCATTAAAGGAACCATTCCAAAGACAGTTTCCAACATGTCTTCCCTTGAAGAAATCTACTTAGCAAATAACTCCTTATCAGGTATGATATACTCACTCACACCATTACAACAAAACATGCATTGATTGACTTTAATTGACCTTATTTGCTAGTTTAGATTTTCTAAGTATGTATCAATGTATGCATGATACATACTTTGCACATAACTGCACAGTTTTTAGATCCATGAGAGAaaatttcttacattttttttttatctattttggTAAACAATAGCGGATAATCAATAAGTTAACTTATAACTGATTACTTATGagttagcttataagttataacataCGGTGATTAAAATAAATGATTGAATACATAATGTTTGGCAAAATTAACTTATATAGTCTTTAAGTACActtcaaaatatttgtttggaaAAAAGGGGTTCCTAAAATGTTTATCATAAAGTTTCCATCAAGTTTTGGTTCACCCTGGGTGcatatgtactccctccgtcccaaagaaacttgatgtatttggttaaagatttggaccaaatacattcgtttttgttgaccaacttttgcttatattttgggacagagggagtatctATATAAAAGGTTGTTAAAGTTAATCTTTTTGAGAATTGTTATTATATAATCGAATTGTTGacatttacttttattttaagaaactTATTATATACGTGCACTTGGAGTTCTTATATCGATAAAGTGTGCTCAATTAGTAAAAAATTTCGAAATTATTAGGTTAAACATTATGACTAGGGTTCGAACTTTAGTccctctattttaaattttctttatataaatatatttcagaTCATTCGAATTAATGTCTTTCTTCTGTCTTATGCTATATATGTATTGAACTAAAGGAGAAATTCCGAAAGGAACCGGTGATCTTGCACGGCTGAGAATTGTGAACTTTCAAGATAATATGCTCTCAGGCAACATATTATTCATGTTCAACAACTCATTATTGCAATACTTAGCTCTTGGTGATAATCATTTGACCGGCATTCTTCCATCAAATGTTTGTCAAGGCCTTCCAAACCTTAGATTACTATATCTTTACTTTAATGATTTCTCTGGTGAGATGCCAAAAGTTTGGTCTCATTGCAAAGAATTACAATATTTGGAACTATCAGGCATTCATTTTGACAAAGGACGCATGCCATCTGACATCGCAAAATTGACCAAGCTTCAATATTTGTATCTTCCTTTAACCAACTTGCATGGTAAGATAACATATATTTTACCCACACATTAATTATCTGTTTATTTGGACttaaatacaattttgattgcctatttttttaaaaaaatgaagttttggttcCTATTTTGTAAATTAGCATTTTGTCCCTCAATTTTAAGTTTTCTCGAGTTTTTGCCCCCACTCCATTTTAACACAAATTAACAACATTAAATTGATTCCagttttataatatatatattttatacttttttcaaaagtttctgcataataaataaatttttaaatttcatcaattttattatatttattttaacaattatttCTCAAAAGATTCCGGTATTAATACTTagttttttatcaaatttaataaaagattccagtattatattatttattttttccaattaTACCATTAATTACTTACAGGTGAAATTCCATTTTCCCTCTTCAACATCTCTTCTTTGATAAAGATCATCCTTGACAAGAACAACTTAAATGGAAGTCTCCCACATGAGATGTGTCATCAATTTCCTCAGCTTCAAGTTTTTTCTCTAGACTATAATGATTATAGAGGAATCATTCCACGATCTATTAAAAATTGCACATCTTTACAATATTTCAGTTTGGCAGATAACTTTTTTACAGGTATACTCTCAATTTTCTatcttcatatttatttataattgtaaAAAATGGAGGAAGGATAAGAATAATAAAACTTAGTTTTCAGAGCTACAAAGAGTGTATATAGTTATAATAAAATAGTTAAGTATATTTTTGGcccttttaatatatatataactttaaattaaagattaaaatgttaaactaaatgttataaaaaaatgtgaaattaaatatttaaattattaaactaataatatttaaaGGTCTTACTATGCCTTTAGTTTGTATCTTTTGGTGATTCTTGAATGCCTTATGCTGGATCACTATTCTCTTATCAATAAGTTTAgcaagtttaaaaaaaaaacaattaataactCTATAACACATATATCTAACATTTTCCTCAAATTCATGAGACGAAACAAAAACGTTTAATGGGATGTGTTTTTATGAACAAGTCAGTAATCTATATCGAGGAAGAAACAAATGACAAAGTAATTGTTCTAAACGAATAAGGCAATAACCAATCTTAATGTGTTTGGTGTGTTCATGAAATACTGAGTTATGAGCAATATAAATGACACACTTGTTATCACATTAAAAGACACTCATATAAAACCACCCACAATGGGTGTTGAATGAGTGTGTTGAATGAAGAATTCAACTGTTGAAACCATTGGGAGGGTGTGTTTAATGTGATGTGGATGAGAGAGGTGATGAATGAATTAAACACAGTTGAATGCTGCCATCGGGGACACGT
Coding sequences within it:
- the LOC123897239 gene encoding cell division cycle protein 48 homolog, with the translated sequence MSEPESVKKDFSTAILERKKSANRLVVDEALNDDNSVVVMHPQTMEKLGLFRGDTLLIKGKKRKDTICIAVGEDTCEEARIRMNKVVRSNLRVRLGDVVSVHHCSDVKYGTRVHILPIDDTIQGITGNLFDVFLKPYFLEAYRPVRKGDLFIVRGGMRSVEFKVIETDPGEYCVVAPDTEIFCEGEPVKREDEDRLDEIGYDDVGGVRKQMAQIRELVELPLRHPQLFKSIGVKPPKGILLYGPPGSGKTLIARAVANETGAFFICINGPEIMSKMAGESESNLRKAFQEAEKNAPSIIFMDEIDSIAPKRDKTNGEVERRIVSQLLTLMDGLKSRAHVIVMGATNRPNSIDPALRRFGRFDREIDIGVPDEIGRLEVVRIHTKNMKLSDDVDLERISKDTHGYVGADLAALCTEAALQCIREKMDLIDLEDETIDAEILNSMAVTNEHFHTALGTSNPSALRETVVEVPNVSWEDVGGLENVKRELQETVQYPVEHPEKFEKFGMSPSKGVLFYGPPGCGKTLLAKAIANECQANFISVKGPELLTMWFGESEANVREIFDKARQSAPCVLFFDELDSIATQRGGSNGDAGGAADRVLNQLLTEMDGMSAKKTVFIIGATNRPDIIDSALLRPGRLDQLIYIPLPDEDSRHSIFKSCLRKSPVAKDVDLRALAKYTQGFSGADITEICQRACKYAIREDIDKNIEQARKRKENPEAMDEDLVDNEVAEIKATHFEESMKYARRSVSDADIRKYQGFAQTLQQSRGFGNEFRFANTTGSDPFVATTTAAGGADEDDLYN